A genomic region of Plasmodium relictum strain SGS1 genome assembly, contig: PRELSG_99_v1_4, whole genome shotgun sequence contains the following coding sequences:
- a CDS encoding fam-h protein, producing MNSKSNAILNFSTYYECYSHIYKDLITINMSALKIYDKKQEKNILNFLINFFIFILLIFILQCSNNRDSLRSCNYKNDLKSILYLGAKRSLVEGNNTINEINEELEHCEQMVKGANLKLDNKINEVENNSYVKPKNKKNCTDIEVNNINTTEVEVGKEIKTNEKNKKGIFPKNFLILKDKYETIAAYFIIFLIFCILLSLIIGLFSNNTNVHDLLMVFFCLLCLILIILIFYEKRKKEEQKIYYKQLIELAINYL from the exons atgaacagTAAAAGTAATGCTATCTTGAATTTTAGTACATATTATGAGTGTTATTCTCACATATATAAGGATTTGATTACTATAAATATGTCagctttaaaaatatatgataaaaaacaggaaaaaaatatattaaattttcttataaatttttttatatttatccttttaattttcatattaCAATGTTCTAATAAT AGGGATTCTTTAAGATCGTGCAATTACAAAAATGACTTAAAAAGCATATTATATTTAGGAGCTAAAAGATCATTAGTAGAAGGTAATAATacaataaatgaaataaacgAAGAATTAGAACACTGTGAACAAATGGTAAAAGGAgcaaatttaaaattagataataaaataaatgaagtcGAGAACAATTCATATGTAAAaccaaaaaataaaaaaaattgcacAGATATAGaagtaaataatataaacacTACAGAGGTAGAAGTAGGAAAAGAAATAAAGACAAacgagaaaaataaaaaaggaatatttcctaaaaattttctaataCTCAAAGATAAATATGAAACAATTGCCgcatattttataattttcctGATATTTTGCATATTGTTATCATTGATAATTGGTTTATTTTCCAACAATACAAATGTTCATGATTTGCTTATGGTGTTTTTTTGTTTACTATGTTTAATACTTATTATCCTTATATTTTAcga